ACCTGGCGTTGGAATGCATTGAACATACAAAATACGCAACCCAACACATTTCGGTCGCACTTTCAACTTCAACAGTTTATTTAGAACTAAATCTACGCATTTGCAATACTTCGAATACGATTAATACACTGTGTTTTGAACTTGGATTGCATTAAATGGCTTCACCAGGGTGGGCTGGTGCTGGGTTTTTTGTCGTCATGCGTATGGCTTCATTAAGCTCAGTCTGCCGAAACATTTCTCCGCTGTTCCTCGTCGCATCGcgaaaatcaattaatcaaTCGAAAACACAACTACCCTGTTTTGGTACACCTTCGGTAAATCATCATCGAGAGCAGGTTAAGGTGATTATCCTTTCTTCTGCCACCATTTCCATGACACGGCGAaagggttttcttttgcggaatttcaaaatactaaaaataaatatgtttgcgtgtttatgtgtgttttgttcaaGGTTGCTGTATAAACCGTCAGTATCTTCTTAGCATACGGGACACACACTTATAGACTGGGCAGTTTGTCGATTAATTCGTTGTGCTTCTTCCTAGCGTGCTAAATTAAGTACAACTACTCGTCCACAGCATTTAGAAATACTTTTACAGTCAGTTACTGCCTTAGATCGTATATCGTGTGCACAGGGTTAACTGTTATCCCATCCAATCTAAGCtccatttttgttcttcagCATCAGTTCAACCTCTTTCAGCTTGGCCTCCCGGCTCGGGCTACGTATCAGATGCTCCGTCACGGACGGTTTGGCCGCTGGTTCAGTCGGTACACGGTGCGGTTGCGATTGACCCGCAAAGAATGCTTCTATCTCCGCCAAACTCTTGCCGTGCGTTTCCGGCAGGAAGAATAGTGCGAAGAAAAATCCGATCACCGACACGACGGCGAACATCCACTGTACCGCATACGCTCCACCGAGCAGATCGGTTATAGTTCTAAAAGTTCAAAGgaaaaacttgttaaaaaaaatgtacgaaAAGCTAACCGTCGATGACTCAAACGTTCATACCTGTAGCTTTGGACGGCAAAGAACATTAACAGGTTTGCCATCGAGTAGGATATCGAGTGTGCGATACCGCGTATTTCCGTCGGAAACAGTTCCGCCGTCATCGTCCAGGGTATGGTGAGCAGCCCGATCATGGAGGCGCAGACGTACAGCAGCAGCCCGACGACCGGTATCCACGTCAGCGTGGTGGTACCCTCCTTGATCCACAGCGTGAACAACCCCGAGACGAACATGCAAATGGCCATACCGGTCGTGGAGACCATGACCAGCTGGCGCCGGGGGAATCGCTTCAGCAACCATGCGTTCAGCAGCGACATCGTGAAGCGCGTCAGCCCGACAAAGATGGAGGCCGTGAACGCGTTCACCTCGGTGCCGACGTCTTGGATGAAGGTTACGGCGAAGAAGAGCGTTATGTAGATGCCACTGAACTGCTGTATCAGGAAGAACCAAAACAGGATAATCATCGGTTTGTAGCCGGTTGGTTTTAGGAAGCCGCGAAGTTTCGACTGCTGCACACCGTGCCGATTGACGTTCTTCTGCGCTTCGGCTAGTTTGGTTTCACGTTCCTTCAGCAATGCATTCAGGTGCATATCTGACAGTGGTTGATCCTGAGAGAAAATATAGCAAATTAATGGTTAGTGCATGAGGAAGTTTGGCGCCAGTGTGaatgaaaatgggaaacacAAACAGAGGACAATTTTACGATACAAAACATTATTGATCATTCAATCATCAATGGGGTTCCAGTGTAATAAACACGTCGATAGTAGCAGTAGTTATAGCTTGAAGTAATAAACGATAATTGGATACTGATATCTGTAGCTCTAAAAAACATTGTGTCATACCGTATGCTCCGGTTGGGGATACTTTTTGTAAAGGAATCGCAATGAACGTGCTGCATCCTCTATGCGCCCTTTCGAAACCAGCCAGACAGGTGATTCCGGAACGAACAGCTGTATTAAAAGCACCGGCACGATGGTGTAGATGATGCAAATCCACGACACAGTCCGCCAATCCAAGAAGGCTCCCTTTGCGTAGGCAATAACCATTcctaaaagaaaacatacaaccTGTTAGACGTTTCGGTCCACTATCAACCCATTCCATGGAAGAATTTTCTTACCCAACGAAGCCAGCGTAGGACCGGAAGAGATCAACGATCCGCGCATATCGGGCCGGGCCACCTCCGTGATGTACACGATCGCCGGGCTGGTGCCAAGCGCACAGGCAAAACCGGTCAGTACACGCCCAACCATGATCCAGGTGAAGTTGTTCGCCAGCGCGATGGCAACCCAGCCCGCCACACACGGCACGGCAGCCAGTTTGATCGTGTTGAGCCGGCCCAGGAACTCCATCATCACGCCCGCCACCAACGAACCGATCGGTACCATGATCACGATAATCGACGCAATCCATGACGATTGCCCTTTCGTGATCGGTATGTCGCTACCGGGCAGTTCCAGCTGCGGGATCAGGATGGCCGAGTAGGCCAGCGAAATGCCGATGACGATGTGAAACGAGGCGGCCACAATCGCCGACAGGATCTGGGGCAGTGCGGACTTGAGGTTCGTCTCATACTTGCTCAGCGACCGGCAGCTTGCAATGATCTCTCGGAAGGCATCGTCTTTGTGCTGCTCACTGTTTTCTCTGTAAGCGAAGAAATTAACGtcacaagaagaaaaaaaaaaacacaatcaaaaccGATTAATATACACAGGTTCGGATAGCACGCGAGCGATGTCACTTGCAGCGCCAGGGTAACTGCAGTAAAATTGTGCTCAATTGATCCGCTGGTTGGGTTGCTTGACGCTGGTCCCACAAAACGAGGTCAAGGCGAGGTTGGCGATGTGTGTTGCTAAACGATCGCGAACCACTCGCAATGGTAGGCACTGGTAAGAGAGCTGGCATGTAAGTCAATGGAGCAAAGGGTTTCTGGCAAACTTCCGCGATTAGATGTGTCGGTATCAAATGCGCTCGTAGCGCACAACAGAAGTGTTAGGGAAAAACAACTCATCTTCATTGATTTGTCACGCAAATGTGTCATGTTTTACGAGCACAATTTATGGAGTAGCGtgttaattaaacttttaattttACCCATTAGGATCCCTGTTCAGGTTGAAAGTGAtcgtaaaaaatatcaatcttcgttagttttttttttaatttatctgaAGAACGGCCGGGCCGTATATCTAGATCACTCTTCCTTAATTACATCACATCTAATATTAGATATGTAGTAGAATTTCACAGGTTTACTTAAgatttatttacataaaagGGGCAAAACTTTTGAATTTATGACGGCGAGCAGTAAACACCACAAACTCCGAGCAGAAGACTCCTGAAGAACAGCTATAACCATCAACGCCAACAAGACCAAATCACTGGATATGACCACGAATAGCTCTCTCAACTTCAAAATAACCAGAAGAGTATTGGATAACGTCTGCTGGCAGTATCAACATTGTCATTGATGCACGGATCCGAAATCACATCCGAAAGATCTAGTTAAACGCAAAATCTGTGTTTCTGTACGTTGCGCGAAACCTGGTGTATGTCAGCGGAGAACAAGCAATGTCTGCAGGCATTCATCAACAGATGCCTGCGGTATATTTTCCTGGAACTCCTGGACATCAGACCTGGGTTCATGGCGACCAAGTGTtagtaatgaaataaaagagaGGAACGAAGATGTGACTTGGCAACAGGTCAAGGCTTATGCAGGCAATCGCTCAGGATGGAAGTCTTTCAAGTCATCCCTTGGCTTAGTATGCTGGGGTTAGGCTAATTAATTACTATAATGGTAACAAAGTAAAGGTTTAAGTTTCTAATATGAAGACAAAGAAATCCATAAGACTGTTGCGACTCAAAAAGTACTATCGAATATTGAACAAATCGAATATAAATAGATCATTCGCCAGACTGCAACCATTCCCTCAATAGAGTTATTCAATAGAGTATAGTGAGACTTATATCAATAAATATAGCCTCAGCAgaccattttcctttcataAAACCACCATGCCAttagtaataaataataattggtAGTGTATTTCGCGATCGGGACCCATCTTACGCGACATTAAAGGCATTCTTTGATGATACTGCGCTTTGCATTGTTTTCACTGTTTCCATCGATCCTATGGCTCCGGATGCTTCATACCGAGTCAATGTCAACCGCCTCCCGGGGGGAAGCCCCATAACAGTACGAATCTTCATGTAAAGATTCTCCCATCGTGCTTATTTATTATTCGTCTTATGCTTTCTCTGTTTTACCGTCTCGTTTAACcgaaaaatatttgcacaaaCAGCGAAAACGTGTACGGGAGCGGGAGGAAGGGCGTACAGGCAGATCccgctgatgctgctgctgctactaccacAGTCGGCACGGACGAAACACCCTTGGAAGGTGTTCCTCACAAACGAAGCGCCAAATTGACCTTCAAACGGGTAGGCGTCGCGGTGTCTGCGAAATGGTTTAAATGTTTGCCGGTCGATATTGCGACGCATCGTATCGCCCGCATGGAAAACCGGTTTGATGCAGCATCCAACAATCCCCGAAAACTTGAATGCACAGGAAAgtttatcattttgtgttcCCTTCATCGTGTCCAGCCGTCGAtcgaaagaagcaaaacaaattaaccCAAAATGTGTAAATTAATTCACACCGATGCGAtgtctacaaaaaaaacaccaatgCCCATTGTGAATTTATCATCAGTTAGCAGCACGTGTTTTAAAGATTAAGCATAGCAAAATAGCCATGCATGCATTCTTGTCCGGTCCGGTCAACCTTTTCGGTGGTTTCGGATATGATGGGGTGCTTGGTAAAGTCCAAGGCAAAACCCCCTTGGTGACGATGTTGTTTGTCTTCCCTATCTTGTGTAGAGATAAACAGAGAAGAAGCATGAAGAAATTGTGCCTTCATCGTTAACCTTGGTCACTTATTATCAGGTAATCGAACCATCATTAAGTTGACAGTTGGCGATTTCGACGCACGAAGCGTAGCCCTCTTCTTCTCAGCCTTTTTTGCTACTACTTGCGTTCTGTATTTAAATCTTCTCCTTCACACACATGATGGTGGCTTCTGGTTGCTACGAAGAAGCGTAATTTTTAATCACTTACTACCGATCGCCAGTTAAACGGATGAATGATAAGTTTGTTGACGCGCACGTAAAACAAGACGCGTAACGGTTCGTCACGTGAAGCGACTTTCGAAAAAAGAGCCAACACGGGCCACAATGTGGACggctcttttttttatttgataagCATGGGAACATGATCGATCTGTTCATTGATTCTGAAGCCTCTCGTGTGCTACTACAATTAAACGCACAACCACCTATACACAGGAATCATCTCAAGATAAATGCTTATCAGCTTTTAAGAATTTATGATGAGTGTAATCGCGTTTAATTTAGGCCACAATTAGCACTCTCTTCTCGCGTAAAACCGTAAATCAATGCCTGTCTGTTTGATACGCGTTGCGGTGGATAGAAGGTAGCTAGTAAACgatgagggtttttttgttatcaacaCGAGACGTAGCcgaggattttttgttttgttgagataTATTTATAACTCTCAATGACACACTTTTGAAAAAATACCAAATGAATTTCGTACACGTTCGTCTGTGAACAACAATTATATTCATAAGTTCCGAAGTAATTTCATATAACACAACAAGGAATGAAAATCGTGGCTGGTCAGGGACTTCAAGAACAAGTAAgaaaatgcataaatattgCTTTAATGCTGTAGTGTATAAACGTGTCGGGTCGATATAACAAATACAAGGATGATCTCATGGTTGTCTTCTTCGACTTTTGGTCTTATGCTCAGAAGACCCTGGAACGAATCTCATCTCCATCAGCGAAGAAGTGGTAAAAGTAAAAGTGATCAtcattatttcattctttttttggcTGGTTTTCCATGATTTTGTTATTCGCTAACCAGTTACGTTACTTGGAGCTCTTATTAGATCACTCTGCATCGATATGTcttatttttcaacattccCAGTAAGCTCAGACGAAACCATCAGAATAGAAttgaaaataatcatttaaaaagTTAAACGCTACATAAGACAATGTCGCGTAAACTTGTAGTACTTCTAGAACttcaaatgaaacatttaagTTTATACTTTGAACAACTACCCAGGCACAACGACCACCATCCGCCGGCTCAAGTCAAGCCAAAGCTTACACATGCTCCATTAAAGCCTTCTGCCTCATGTTCACTTCTGTTATGCTGAATCACGTTTCGAACCGGCCGAACCTCACGTCAGCTGGTAACAAACCCATCAGCTGGCATAATGGTAGACAATCATTGCGAAACGAACACCACACAAAGCCAAGTGAATAGATCGCCTGCGGGAACCTAAGACGTTGCCGATGCTTCGTTCCTAAACCACCTCCCCGAACACAAAACCGGTTCCGTGGCCATCCGGTTGATGGTAACGGTAATTACTGCAAACTTTCCAAcctttctgttgctgtttgcaaaACGGCCAGTCGTACAAACGTACCAAAGATGTACAGCAATTGTAGCGAGCAAAGTGATGAGCTCAAAAAGTGATTTCGCCGTCTCTGCACCAGTGAGAGAACTATCTTCTGGACAGTGTTTGGGCACATGTTGGGAAATGGAAGCGGTTTTAAGAAAGGATTTGTTGTACTGATACAAAACGGCACGATCATTAGCGTAATGAAAAATATCTCCAAATACAGTAACGGAGCTGTAAATAttcataattaattacattacaccgcacacacacacccacacgtcCATCCACAAGCTGATCTCAACCTCAAGATTCACAGTGCACCTTTCAATTAGAATGCCGCTTTTTCTCACCACGGAAGCTATTTTTGGACGAAGGTTTAAGGAATCAGACTCGATCAGTGCGATCGATTGATCGTTTTTATATTCCATTTCATTGCCAGGTTAGAAATACCTCCGACGCCACTTTGAAAAGTGGCAATGATTGGCTGTCTGCCTGGAACGGAACCAAGTCCAACAAAATCTCCAAACACCCATAGATGGCGGTGTAGATGCGGTAGATATGGATGGGCGGTTATGGGTCCTTGATCAGGTATGCCGATCGCGTCCGAGactttgatgatgatgccgattGTGTGACGGAAATGGCTTAGACGTGTGTCGTACGGGTGTAGAGAATGTTGGATGGGAATATCCGGCATCGGAAGACACTGCCTGTCCTCTCTGCTATCTTGGAAATAAATCAGAATCCAAAGTAGAATTGATTCAACTTCAGCAGCCAACATAATAAACAGCAGTATTATTGATTATTAGGTCAACAGCGATAAGTATCCACAATAATGTTGCCTTGCCGTGATTAATAAATCGGAAACGAAATCGGAGATCGAACAGATAAGTTCCTAGTACACAAACTTCCGCTGTAGTGCCAAGTGCATAACCGCCTCCATACGCGACGGAATGCAACTCATTAGTTGCCTTGACTCCTGTGTTCTACCGCACATCGGCGATCTAATCATCCGAAAGTGAATGACATGCCGTAACTCGTTCGTCTGGGACAGGTGTGTACGGTTTCGGAAGCAACCAGCTGAGCAGCGGTACAACAAACCTGGCAACGGTTCAAGGTGCCGTCGACGAACACGGTTGTGTACGAACCAGCTGTACTGTTTGATCGAAACAATCCATTCCCAAAGGGGTTCTCGGTTTTACGTGTCAGCTGTAACCAGTATTCACCAGTTGcggtttgattgaaatttaaaatgggGGAGAAAAAACAGTAAACCCCCTAAGCTCCCCTTCCAATAGGGACGATGACATTGACCCTGCAATGTGGTTGATATTGGCATTCCTACGCATAAACCCAGCACAGTGAGTGTCATCGGAGAGGAATGTGTGTTCGATTGATTACACACTTCCTCTTTCGACATAGAGTTGTTCCTGCTCATGAACCATGCTTAATGTTGGTTTAACAGGATATCATTTCCCGATGCGTGTATCCTTATCCCCCATAAACTCCGTACCTTATTTCCATTCAATAAATGTTTGGGAATTTTCCGGTTGCAGATATTGTTGCACAcgaaaccccctgacgataGGGAGGAAGTTGATGAGCGTTGTGACAATCCAGTCAGGTCTCAGGACCTAGGACAATGTTGCACAACGAGCTGTTGGCCGTGTGTCCTCCGTTACAGGATGTCCTTCTTTTCCGAACGTAAGTTATACTATTACGGTCGCTTGTAATTGTACGATCAACGTATCGGGATGCACCATAACTTCTATCACTGCCGTACCGTGCTTAAACGGTATCGGTTTACAACACCGTATCCTCAAGTACACTTTTAATTGTGTCAAACCTCGTTCCAGTACCACCGGATgaaagcgagagaaagagactcCCGGGGGGTTTTCACTCCGtgtgtttcactttttgcACCATTTCCCGGACGAACTGCTGGCGTTTAACCTTCGTTTCATCGGCCGAAGCCTTGTGCACGAGTACGGGGAAACCACTAATATAAGTATCACACAAACCCGATTACTAATCCGGCTGCTGAGGGAACTGTTTGCTCTATCGATTACACAATGCAGTGGATGTTGAACGGTTTGGACGGCATTTGCCACACGGCAATATCAATTGCATCGGTCGGAATGCTCAATTTGCTATGATTTCCACCGAATGCACTCTGGCAATTTGTCGACAAGGAATTGATTCGATAGACTAGTGTTTAGTGCAACCAAACAGTGGCAAACAGTCACTGGCGACCGTTCACGTTCATGAATATTGGATCGATGGACGGTCAATTGAAGGTTTTGTCGTTGTTTCTCGTTGGCACTCACGTAACGAGTACTTTCTTGAACAATTTGTACTTAAAGACTCGTCGTTTATATCGTCTCACATTACGACCgctcatttaaattatttttccaccatttttcaCAAGAAGGACGAAATTTCTTTGTTCTTTCCCTGCACGCGACCTGCACGCACGTTTACTGTCGTAAAGCGTGAACTCGAAGCGCACCACCAGTAAACAGTAGCGTGAACCAGTACCACCGAAAAGGACCCAGAATGTCCACAGTGACAAGGCGTGCTTTAGGTCAGGACGACCGTGACCGAACGACTGCAATCAGCTGGCACGCGGTACCGACACTGCAGCCGGTCAGAACCGAACGGCGTCGGGAAAATCCGTTGTGAGCTCGCCATACACCACATACGCAAGAACATTTACGTGTGGAATGGTTGGCGAATGTGCCAgtggtggtgtttttctttctggcaggcaaaaataaatcacctcCCTGCCGAATTTTCCCCGCCCTCGGCGATTCCCCGTCGGTGTTGTGGTGCCGGTGTGCTAGAACGAACCCAGCGATGGTCTGGGAGTGAAAGTTCAATGCCAAATTTGGATACCTGCCGGGGGTTTGGTTAggatggtgttggtggtgatgaaCGGTAACGTACGCCCAAACACTCGAACAGACGTTGAACCATCATTTGGCGAAAAGTGAGCACGAAACAAACGGTGCGATCGATAGTACGCAGCGAAGACACGAACCGCGCGAAGCTTATCGTTTTTATCGACATCTTAAGTTGCTGACAGTGAGGGAATTTTCGGTTCTAGCACTATAACCTCACTCGCCCGTGCGTATCGGATCAAGATGATCGCGAATAAAAACTGAAGCAAAAGatattagcaaaaaaaaaaaccaacgcgCGTCTATCAACAACTCTCGATCGATTTATTGACTTTATCGAGGAGGATGATTTTGATCTTTTTCCGCACTGTTTGCTTACAGCCATTGGACGGACTGTTATTAACGAGTGTCCGGGGTTGCCGAGGGTGGGCACAGTGccattaaaatgatctttgaacaagaaggaaaaactattTTCCTTGCCACgctcaaaacaaacacacacgcacggaaGTTCATCAATGTCAAGTGAGCATGGAGGAGAagagaggaacaaaaaaacagatccaCACATCTGGAAGTTATCGTTATGAAACTTTCATCTCACAGAAGAAAAATTCCTTCTCAATTTTTCCAATGGTATTTTGCGCCAGCCAGCAGTCAGGCTGTGTGtggaggtttgtttgttgctgcgtGTATGATTTATGCGAACGGCCCTTTTCGGTGTGGATCGAAAAGTTGATGTTGCGGTTCTGAGCAAAAGATCCAATATGTCTTCGTGCTCTGTGCCGGGTTTTTGGGCGTCTGTTTACATTGCCGAACGCTAATGTGAAAATGTCCATAGGAAAAATGATTCCATCAGCAGTTGAGATGGTGTAGGCGTGCATTAAAGTTATAGAACAGAAATGAAGATGTGAGTAGCGATTTTCCCGGCATCATGACGTAAAGAACAGAGCCGGAcattaaaagtgatgttttgttcAGATAAAATGCATCGATTTTCATTCATCACCAGTGGATTATGTGGAGGCATGTAATTGCCATGTCTAGTTCTCTTTTTACGCTGCATTCACCCATATTAATTTCCGTAACGATTTCAGCTAACAAGCGACAGCAGCCTGTGCAACCCATCTTCATGGATCAAAATCATCGTTACACCTTGTAGCACGGTTCACGTTACCGGTTGGACATTGGCCACACCCCATGGGCACCCAATTATCGGCAGCCGGCAGCCGGCCGGTGACGAACTCTCCTAACGATATGCGCCCGTTTTCCGTGCAACTTTCACAATGTGTTTACTTAATTGCCGCATTTTCAACCACTCGCAACAATACGTCAAAGAGCGTCCGTTTGGTGCGGATGTCGGATCGAGCGTgggttaaaattaaaaccctTCATCTGATCTGGtcgttgcgttttttgttttg
This Anopheles marshallii chromosome 3, idAnoMarsDA_429_01, whole genome shotgun sequence DNA region includes the following protein-coding sequences:
- the LOC128712526 gene encoding facilitated trehalose transporter Tret1-like encodes the protein MRQKALMEHVENSEQHKDDAFREIIASCRSLSKYETNLKSALPQILSAIVAASFHIVIGISLAYSAILIPQLELPGSDIPITKGQSSWIASIIVIMVPIGSLVAGVMMEFLGRLNTIKLAAVPCVAGWVAIALANNFTWIMVGRVLTGFACALGTSPAIVYITEVARPDMRGSLISSGPTLASLGMVIAYAKGAFLDWRTVSWICIIYTIVPVLLIQLFVPESPVWLVSKGRIEDAARSLRFLYKKYPQPEHTDQPLSDMHLNALLKERETKLAEAQKNVNRHGVQQSKLRGFLKPTGYKPMIILFWFFLIQQFSGIYITLFFAVTFIQDVGTEVNAFTASIFVGLTRFTMSLLNAWLLKRFPRRQLVMVSTTGMAICMFVSGLFTLWIKEGTTTLTWIPVVGLLLYVCASMIGLLTIPWTMTAELFPTEIRGIAHSISYSMANLLMFFAVQSYRTITDLLGGAYAVQWMFAVVSVIGFFFALFFLPETHGKSLAEIEAFFAGQSQPHRVPTEPAAKPSVTEHLIRSPSREAKLKEVELMLKNKNGA